In the Gasterosteus aculeatus chromosome X, fGasAcu3.hap1.1, whole genome shotgun sequence genome, one interval contains:
- the LOC144383721 gene encoding histone H4, producing MSGRGKGGKGLGKGGAKRHRKVLRDNIQGITKPAIRRLARRGGVKRISGLIYEETRGVLKVFLENVIRDAVTYTEHAKRKTVTAMDVVYALKRQGRTLYGFGG from the coding sequence atgagcggaagaggaaagggaggaaaaggactcggcaaaggaggcgccaagcgtcaccgtaaagtcctccgtgatAACATCCAGGGCATCACCAAGCCCGCcatccgccgtctggctcgccgcggcggagtgaagcgcatctccggtctgatctacgaggagacccgcggtgtgctgaaggtcttcctggagaacgtgatccgcgatgccgtcacctacaccgagcacgccaagaggaagacggtgaccgccatggatgtggtctatgccctgaagagacagggacgcaccctGTACGGCTTCGGAGGATAA
- the LOC144383722 gene encoding histone H2A-like, with product MSGRGKTGGKARAKAKTRSSRAGLQFPVGRVHRHLRKGNYAQRVGAGAPVYLAAVLEYLTAEILELAGNAARDNKKTRIIPRHLQLAVRNDEELNKLLGGVTIAQGGVLPNIQAVLLPKKTEKPAKK from the coding sequence ATGAGCGGCAGAGGCAAAACCGGTGGAAAGGCTCGAgcgaaggcaaagacccgctcctctcgtgctggactccagttcccagtcggtcgcgtccacagacatctgcgcaaagggaactatgcgcagcgtgtcggcgcaggagcccccgtctacctggcggccgtgctggagtacctgaccgctgagatcctggagctggctggaaatgctgcccgcgacaacaagaagacccgcatcatcccgcgtcacctgcagctggctgtccgcaacgacgaggagctcaacaagctgctgggcggagtgaccatcgctcagggcggcgtgctgcccaacatccaggcggtgctgctgcccaagaagaccgagaagcccgccaagaagtaA
- the LOC144383723 gene encoding histone H3 produces MARTKQTARKSTGGKAPRKQLATKAARKSAPATGGVKKPHRYRPGTVALREIRRYQKSTELLIRKLPFQRLVREIAQDFKTDLRFQSSAVMALQESSEAYLVGLFEDTNLCAIHAKRVTIMPKDIQLARRIRGERA; encoded by the coding sequence ATGGCACGAACCAAGCAAACCGCCCGCAAGTCCACCGGAGGCAAagcccccaggaagcagctcgccaccaaggccgcccgtaagagcgccccggccaccggcggcgtgaagaagcctcaccgttacaggcccggtaccgtggccctgagggagatccgtcgctaccagaagtccacggagctgctgatccgcaagctgcccttccagcgtctggtgagagagatcgctcaggacttcaagaccgacctgcgcttccagagctccgctgttatggctctgcaggagtccagcgaggcttacctggtgggcctgttcgaggacaccaacctgtgcgccatccacgccaagagggtcaccatcatgcccaaagacatccagctggcccgtcgcATCCGCGGAGAACGAGCTTAA